The DNA region CCCCCGCTGCCGACGAAGGGTTCGACGTAGTGTTACATAGTTCATGATGATTGACCGTCCACTACCGCGCCCCGCGCGTCGGTAGCGGAGGCCGGCCGGAAGCCGTGAGCATGCGACAACGGCAGCAATCGCGGTCGACCCGACCAAAACCTACCTGTCGGCAGTCCACCCAAACCAAGACGTGATCGGCGGTCGCGGCCAACGTCTTGAAGGAGCCCGTCCACTAAGACCTCTTTGTCGCGGTTCGATCGGGCCTGACGACTGGCTTGAGCGGGGCCGAAAGCCGTCGGTCGGCTTCCGGGCTCCGATTTTCGAAAGCAGACCTTGAGCCTGGCGGGCGCGTGATCTGACGCGAAGTGGACGTTCGGTCGCCCTCGGCCGAACGCACGCGCCGACGCCCCCCTTCGTAAGTCCGAAATCCTTGGTTTCAGTCCCATCATTTCAGCTATAAGGTGGGAGACATCGCCCAAAGGGGATTCAAGGCCAATGCCCCCAGAGAAGAAGGACCGTTCGCCTGTTGCGCTGGAACAGCGCGACGTAAGCGCCGACCAGCGCATGTTCTCGCCTTCTGTTGCGCGAAATTCGGCGCCGATCCTCGCGGTCCTAAAACGTGTCCTTCCAACTCATGGCGCCGTGCTGGAGATTGGATGCGGGACCGGCGAGCACGCCGTGTGTTTTGCGGGAGCAATGCCCAACCTCACCTGGCAGCCGAGCGATCCGGATGCCGCCGCCCGCACCAGCACGTCTAGCTGGATCAAATTCGCAGGGCTGAAGAATGTGCTGGCGCCGCGGGATATTGATGTGTGCTCAGGACAATGGGGCGTCGAACAAACGGGGCATTTTGACGCCATCGTGTCGATCAATATGATCCATATCGCGCCATGGGCGGCAAGCTTAGGATTGTTCGCAGGAGCTGGCCGTTTGCTTCACGCTGGTGGGCTTCTTCTTCTCTACGGCCCATTCATGCGCGACGGGGCACACAACGCCCCCTCGAACGCTGCTTTCGACGCGGCTCTAAAGGAGCGCAACCCATCCTGGGGTGTGCGTGATATCGCTGATCTTGAACAAGTGGGTGAGGCCGCTGGACTTAATCTCCGTGAGACGATTGAGATGCCTACCAACAATATGTTGCTGGTCTTCTCCAGCAGTAGTGCCTGAACGACAAGTGGGCGCGAAAGAGACGTGGGCCTATAGCAGCATTCGGGCCCTTTGCTGCCGTTCGAGGTCGATCCGAGGAACGTGCGGTATGTGCTAGAATGCGGCCGAAGGCGGAACGCGACAGACACGCTGCGAGGGGCGGTGTTATCGAACCGGAATTCGCGCGACCGAGTGCCAACACTGTGCTCTTGGAAGGGGAGACGAGGACGATGCCGACACCAGAGCAACCCAGTCTAATAGTTCGACAGAAATCCCCACAGAACATCGAGTTTCCGTTTGCGTCGCTCTCCGATTGGCTGATCCCAACCGAGCTGTTCTTCGTGCGAAACCATTTCCCGTCGCCGGACCTCGATGCGCGAGACTGGAGATTGCGCGTTGGCGGGGCGGTGGAGCGGCCGATCGAACTTGACCTCGACAGCATCAAGGCGATGCGGAGCACGACTTTCACCGCCGTCGTCGAGTGCGCAGGGAACGGGCGCGTCTACTATGTGCCGCCGAAGGAGGGGTTGCAGTGGCAGAACGGAGCCGTCGGCAATGCCGCGTGGACAGGTGTTCTTCTGCGCGAGATTTTGGAAATGGCGGGCGTTAAGCGAACCGCACGTGAGGTTCTGCTTGCAGGCGCCGACAGTGGCGTCGTCGACACGAACAAGAAAACGGCTTCTCCCGGCCCCATCGCTTTTGCGCGCAGTTTACCGCTTGAGAAGGCCATCTCTGACAGCACGATCCTTGCCTATTCGATGAACGAGGAGCCGTTGACGCGCGATCACGGCTATCCGCTACGCGCGGTCGTGGGTGGCTGGTTCGGCATGGCTTGGGTCAAGTGGATCACGCATATCACGGTTGTGGAACAACCGTTCCTTGGCTACTGGCAGGCGCGCGACTATTTCCGTTGGGAGCGCAGCCTCGGGGAACCCAGGCTGGTCCCCCTCGCGGAGATGGAGGTCAAAGCGCAGATCGCGCGTCCCGTACAGGGGGCGCGTCTCATCGCCGGCCAGCCGTACCGGATTTTCGGAGCCGCCTGGAGCGGAGAGGCTGTTATCCGGCAGGTGCAGGTCTGCACCGGAGATGGCAGGGGCTGGCGCGAGGGAAGGCTCCTCGAAACAGAACGTCCCTTTGCATGGCGCTTGTGGGAGTACGTGTGGACCCCTGAAGAAGTGGGGCGATATAAACTGCGATGTCGCGCGATCGATGGGGCGGGGTGCGTGCAGCCCGACCTCCAGCGTTCCGACTGCGAGAGCTACGCGGCCAATTGGATCGTTCCGGTGGAGGTTAGTGTCGTTCCCGAGCCACAGACGTACGAGGAGGAATTCGTGATCTAATCACCCGCATGGGGCGGAATGGCGGCTTGGCGCAACTGCGGCCCGCGTTGTCACTGCGTCATGTCCGCTTTGCAGCAACGGCGGCCGGTGGCTCGATGACCACTATGGGGGCGCAGAGCTGCCATTCACGTCACGCAATACCTAAGTCGGCTTCGGGTCAAAGTCACTGGTTCCGGTCAACGTCCGCTTGCGAGCCGCCAAATCGGCCCAGCAAGGGCCGCTTCGGGCCGACTGCAGACGACCCCTTCGGCGGCTATGCGCAGACAGCGGACATCGGCTTCCGCAGGAGTGCGTGCCATTTTCCGGCTGGGTGACGGGTCTTCGTTTCTGGATTGTATCCGTCAGAACCTCTCGCCTTCGAGTTTAAACCCTCATCCGGGGGGTTTTGGCGAACACACTAAGACCGAGCCATTCCTGCATGTCGCGCGCGAGACCCCTGTCCCCTTCAAGTTTCAGCGTTTCTGCATCGGTTTCCTGACGTATGGTCGTGAGGCCCATCCAAATTGCGGTCATCGAACGGAGCGACCCTTCAACGAGAAGGTCTACATCATAGCCCGGATCGAAGTTACAGAGATCGACTTTTCCGTTTTCGACCACAAGCCACCAGCTCTTTTGCGCGGCCGAAAGTTCCGGGTACAGAAACTGTATCGTACAACGGCGGCGCGGAAGTCTTTTTGTATCGAGGCTCCGCCGCATGTCCCACATGAGCAGAGAAGGGTCGAGATTCTTCAAGGAAAGTCGCGATTCCATCCACCGTTGAGCCCAATTTCCGAGACCTATGATCAGAGGCCTCAATTCTTCGCCCGCTGCCGTGAGGTGGTAATCGGTCATGCCGTTCGCACTCCTTGTCACCGTGATGACGCCCGATTGTTCCAGTTCTTTCAGTCGTTTTGAAAGGAGTGCCGGAGACATTTTTGGTAGACCGCGGCGCAACTCGTTAAAGTGCGTCGATCCGCAAA from Rhizobium sullae includes:
- a CDS encoding sulfite oxidase, coding for MPTPEQPSLIVRQKSPQNIEFPFASLSDWLIPTELFFVRNHFPSPDLDARDWRLRVGGAVERPIELDLDSIKAMRSTTFTAVVECAGNGRVYYVPPKEGLQWQNGAVGNAAWTGVLLREILEMAGVKRTAREVLLAGADSGVVDTNKKTASPGPIAFARSLPLEKAISDSTILAYSMNEEPLTRDHGYPLRAVVGGWFGMAWVKWITHITVVEQPFLGYWQARDYFRWERSLGEPRLVPLAEMEVKAQIARPVQGARLIAGQPYRIFGAAWSGEAVIRQVQVCTGDGRGWREGRLLETERPFAWRLWEYVWTPEEVGRYKLRCRAIDGAGCVQPDLQRSDCESYAANWIVPVEVSVVPEPQTYEEEFVI
- a CDS encoding winged helix-turn-helix transcriptional regulator, with the protein product MVERDGYGQFCPVSMASEILCSRWTTLVVRELLCGSTHFNELRRGLPKMSPALLSKRLKELEQSGVITVTRSANGMTDYHLTAAGEELRPLIIGLGNWAQRWMESRLSLKNLDPSLLMWDMRRSLDTKRLPRRRCTIQFLYPELSAAQKSWWLVVENGKVDLCNFDPGYDVDLLVEGSLRSMTAIWMGLTTIRQETDAETLKLEGDRGLARDMQEWLGLSVFAKTPRMRV
- a CDS encoding DUF938 domain-containing protein; translation: MPPEKKDRSPVALEQRDVSADQRMFSPSVARNSAPILAVLKRVLPTHGAVLEIGCGTGEHAVCFAGAMPNLTWQPSDPDAAARTSTSSWIKFAGLKNVLAPRDIDVCSGQWGVEQTGHFDAIVSINMIHIAPWAASLGLFAGAGRLLHAGGLLLLYGPFMRDGAHNAPSNAAFDAALKERNPSWGVRDIADLEQVGEAAGLNLRETIEMPTNNMLLVFSSSSA